From the genome of Callithrix jacchus isolate 240 chromosome 7, calJac240_pri, whole genome shotgun sequence, one region includes:
- the SMIM1 gene encoding small integral membrane protein 1 isoform X1, translating into MTILSVRPPRGLEPTPGPCSVHPPSPGPPRGVGGEGAAAHTGQGHSCCLSRATHPSQTDRTSCTSRCLRPAALPHPHSHCRPFQSELTACLSLPTVKAPPLPLQPGNMQPQESHVHYSRWEDGSRDGVSLEAVSSTEEASCCRRISQKLCSGKLGIAMKVLGGVALFWIIFILGYLTGYYVHKCK; encoded by the exons ATGACCATCCTCTCTGTAAGGCCTCCCCGAGGCCTTGAACCCACTCCAGGCCCATGCTCAGTGCATCCCCCAAGCCCCGGCCCTCCCAGAGGTGTGGGTGGTGAAGGAGCTGCAGCCCACACAGGCCAAGGACACAGCTGCTGCCTGAGTCGAGCCACGCATCCTTCCCAGACGGACCGGACTAGCTGTACCAGCCGCTGCCTCCGGCCTGccgccctgccccacccccactcccattGCCGGCCTTTCCAGAG TGAACTCacagcctgcctcagtctccccaccgTGAAGGCCCCACCCCTCCCGCTGCAACCTGGCAACATGCAGCCGCAGGAGAGCCACGTTCACTACAGCAGGTGGGAGGACGGCAGCCGGGACGGAGTCAGCCTGGAGGCTGTGTCCAGCACAGAAGAGGCCTCATGCTGCCGCAG GATCTCCCAGAAGCTGTGCTCGGGCAAGCTGGGCATCGCCATGAAGGTGCTGGGCGGTGTGGCCCTCTTCTGGATCATCTTCATCCTGGGCTACCTCACCGGCTACTACGTGCACAAGTGCAAATAA
- the SMIM1 gene encoding small integral membrane protein 1 isoform X2, which translates to MCGPASPAPARSGLGVSRPRAPPFPIWPRPTSVPLSPRPQPLQDQAPPTAGSSPFPARPRLRLLPAPGPLDKAPGICCTSAHDLPRWKVRANWPWPLPEAPALRQGSQ; encoded by the exons ATGTGCGGCCCTGCGTCTCCGGCCCCGGCCCGTTCCGGACTAGGCGTCTCCCGGCCACGGGCCCCGCCCTTCCCGATATGGCCCCGCCCCACCTCGGTTCCCCTCtcgccccgcccccagccccttCAGGACCAGGCTCCTCCCACTGCTGGCTCCAGCCCTTTCCCCGCACGGCCCCGCCTCCGCCTTCTTCCCGCCCCCGGCCCTCTGGACAAG gcTCCAGGCATCTGCTGCACCTCAGCCCACGACCTGCCTCGCTGGAAGGTGCGGGCAAACTGGCCCTGGCCACTCCCTGAGGCCCCAGCCCTCAGGCAAGGTTCTCAG TGA
- the CCDC27 gene encoding LOW QUALITY PROTEIN: coiled-coil domain-containing protein 27 (The sequence of the model RefSeq protein was modified relative to this genomic sequence to represent the inferred CDS: inserted 1 base in 1 codon) produces MLKAVFPSTXPARLKRGPREQPGLPSFRSSFRQQSSLRLCVPHLMLPRDASVSERHSSMSSSIARGLALLQSVVASQDAQCPEWKPHQEPPVLSKSAQTINHYYGKMSEPNDAASLTGFMSEMEELRRLFLKRPDCPQFSTRATSISHCGSPTEAGLSGELYRSSETWRGAQDLLLARRSSDTNVDGRLLPHSKSACELNYFRKRSESQTLSPVTSSSVASQSCLRKRTPWYLLAIHEKDHCLSKLEIQVQKKDEEILVLQEELEALRKQLKCPLKGKGQETSMSSGQKERSSDASLKLGKLSLLKAFSRDEEELQRWWQMQEESAVPPERGKEPDLGGSEDEGLEGERKGAEDVGAGGGMGRMGTVQEEEIEEEKEEGDGEEDSEERELPEDDEFPRRRASSLAKSFEEELLAQLEEYEQIILDCQFKLETTGTRYCLATGVIASLQQQLDFQESQLRKVNSENETLQKELRERRQQLQAMTDKFSNLREDKKHQEVMGLIEKDNQLLRQQVSKLERKLTKQDHVISELDSKVSQLQEQVELDQNHLQRWKQLQEDLQSKKEVIQQAEQQAHVALESAQSRLERLRNKIIQATFSISGTKSLANEISDDDILEALQRIISERSDYYNQLKQKGVKVLPLQQSETFLTSKSKRRPSK; encoded by the exons ATGCTCAAGGCTGTCTTTCCCTCGA CTCCAGCCAGGCTGAAGAGAGGTCCACGGGAACAACCAGGGCTGCCCTCATTTAGGTCCTCATTCAGGCAGCAAAGCTCACTCCGTCTGTGTGTCCCACACCTCATGTTACCTAGGGATGCCAGCGTGTCTGAGAGGCACAGTTCAATGTCCAGCTCGATAGCCAGGGGCCTGGCACTCCTCCAGAGTGTGGTGGCCAGCCAGGATGCCCAGTGCCCAGAATGGAAACCGCACCAAGAGCCACCCGTGCTCAGCAAGTCGGCCCAGACCATCAACCACTACTACGGGAAGATG AGTGAGCCCAATGACGCCGCCAGCCTCACAGGCTTCATGTCCGAAATGGAGGAACTGCGAAGGCTGTTCCTCAAGCGCCCTGACTGCCCCCAGTTCAGCACCAGGGCCACGTCCATTTCCCATTGTG GTTCACCCACCGAGGCTGGTTTGTCCGGGGAGCTATACCGCAGCTCGGAGACCTGGAGGGGTGCCCAGGACCTGCTCTTGGCCAGGCGGAGCTCAGACACGAACGTGGACG GGCGCCTCCTCCCACACAGTAAGAGTGCCTGTGAGCTCAACTACTTTCGGAAAAGGAGCGAATCCCAGACTCTGAGTCCGGTCACCAGCAGCTCAGTCGCATCCCAGAGCTGCCTGAGAAAGAGGACGCCCTGGTACCTCTTAGCCATCCACGAGAAG GATCACTGCCTGTCCAAGCTGGAGATACAAGTTCAGAAGAAAGATGAGGAGATCCTGGTGCtccaggaggagctggaggcccTGAGAAAGCAGCTGAAATGCCCCCTCAAAGGCAAAGGCCAAGAGACATCCATGTCCTCAGGCCAGAAG GAGCGGTCCTCAGACGCTTCGCTGAAGCTGGGCAAGCTGAGCCTCCTGAAGGCCTTCTCCAGAGATGAGGAGGAGCTGCAGCGATGGTGGCAG ATGCAGGAGGAGTCTGCGGTGCCGCCAGAGAGGGGCAAGGAGCCGGACTTGGGAGGCAGCGAGGATGAGGGCCTGGAAGGGGAGCGCAAGGGGGCGGAGGATGTGGGCGCCGGAGGAGGTATGGGCCGGATGGGGACTGTGCAGGAGGAAGAaatagaggaggaaaaggaggaaggggatggggaggaggactCAGAGGAAAGGGAGCTGCCGGAGGACGACGAGTTCCCCAGGAGAAGGGCCTCCTCCCTGGCCAAGTCGTTTGAGGAGGAGCTACTGGCCCAGCTGGAGGAGTATGAGCAGATCATCCTGGACTGCCAGTTCAAGCTGGAAACCACCGGGACCAGATATTGCCTTGCAacag GAGTGATCGCATCTTTACAACAACAATTGGATTTCCAAGAATCACAACTGCGAAAAGTCAATTCGGAAAATGAGACGCTGCAGAAGGAGCTTCGAGAGCGGAGGCAGCAGCTACAAGCTATGACCGACAAG TTCTCCAACCTCCGAGAAGATAAGAAACACCAAGAGGTGATGGGGCTCATTGAGAAGGACAACCAGCTCCTCCGACAG CAAGTGTCAAAACTGGAGAGAAAGCTCACCAAGCAGGACCACGTCATCTCAGAGTTGGACTCCAAGGTCAGCCAGCTGCAGGAGCAGGTGGAACTGGACCAGAACCACCTACAGAGGTGGAAGCAGTTGCAGGAGGATCTGCAGAGCAAGAAGGAGGTGATTCAGCAGGCGGAGCAGCAGGCCCACGTGGCCCTGGAGAGCGCCCAGTCCAGG CTTGAGAGGCTACGGAATAAGATCATCCAGGCCACCTTCAGCATCTCTGGGACCAAGTCCTTGGCCAACGAGATCTCTGACGATGACATCCTAGAAGCCCTGCAG AGAATTATCTCAGAGAGAAGCGACTACTATAATCAGCTGAAGCAGAAAGGTGTCAAAGTGCTCCCCCTGCAACAATCAGAGACCTTCCTGACCAGCAAATCCAAGAGGAGGCCCTCCAAGTAG
- the SMIM1 gene encoding small integral membrane protein 1 isoform X3 yields the protein MQPQESHVHYSRWEDGSRDGVSLEAVSSTEEASCCRRISQKLCSGKLGIAMKVLGGVALFWIIFILGYLTGYYVHKCK from the exons ATGCAGCCGCAGGAGAGCCACGTTCACTACAGCAGGTGGGAGGACGGCAGCCGGGACGGAGTCAGCCTGGAGGCTGTGTCCAGCACAGAAGAGGCCTCATGCTGCCGCAG GATCTCCCAGAAGCTGTGCTCGGGCAAGCTGGGCATCGCCATGAAGGTGCTGGGCGGTGTGGCCCTCTTCTGGATCATCTTCATCCTGGGCTACCTCACCGGCTACTACGTGCACAAGTGCAAATAA